Below is a window of Pseudodesulfovibrio sp. 5S69 DNA.
GGCCCTGAACAACTTCGAGGGCAAACCCGGCTGCGAACGGCTGGCCGAACTGGCCGACACCCTGCTCATCGACGTGGAGGGCAAGGACCAGGCCGACCTCGAGGCCATCGTCATGCGCGGCAAGAAGTTCGGCGTGACCCGCATGATCGCCAAAAGGGTGGAGAACGCGGCGGACCTGGAACGGGCCCGGAACGCCGGCTTCCACCTCTTCCACGGCTTCTTCTTCAAGCGCCCCCAGATCGAGTCGGGACGCAAGATCAGCTCGGCCAAGGCCACCCGGCTCAAGCTCTTCGAGATCATCGAAAAGGAAGAGCCCAACTTCGACGCCCTGGCCCCGGCCATCGAGGCGGACGTGGCCATCAGCTACCGGCTGCTCAATTTCCTCAACTCCGCCAACTTCAGCTTCGCCACCAAGGTGACCTCCATCAAACAGGCCGTGGTCCTGACCGGGTGGAAGCCCATCCGCAACTGGCTCAGGCTGATCATCCTGACCGACCTGACCCCGTCGGAGAAGACCTTGGAGCTGGCCTACATCTCGGCCCACCGGGCCAAGCTCTTCGAGACCGCCGCCCTGGGCAGCGGGTACGAGGAGGACTCGGACACCCTGTTCATCGTCGGCCTCTTCTCCCTGCTGGACGCCATGCTCGACACGGACATGAAAGAGGTGACCAACCACCTGCCCGTGGACGAGGAGGTCAAGGCCACCCTGTGCGGCAAGAAGACCCGGTTCACCCCGTGGCTCGATCTGGCCAAGGCCATCGAGGCCTCGGACTGGGACGAGGTGGGCCAGCGCGCCGCGGCC
It encodes the following:
- a CDS encoding EAL and HDOD domain-containing protein, translating into MTDEKTYESVFVARQPIFDTQNETWGYMMLFRDSGEADHAVFTDNSEATMSLVSNLPLCDTPQNSKTRFLIHFTPEAVVRGIPHAIPWDNTVIILEELEAPEEALIVALGDLMLDGYELALNNFEGKPGCERLAELADTLLIDVEGKDQADLEAIVMRGKKFGVTRMIAKRVENAADLERARNAGFHLFHGFFFKRPQIESGRKISSAKATRLKLFEIIEKEEPNFDALAPAIEADVAISYRLLNFLNSANFSFATKVTSIKQAVVLTGWKPIRNWLRLIILTDLTPSEKTLELAYISAHRAKLFETAALGSGYEEDSDTLFIVGLFSLLDAMLDTDMKEVTNHLPVDEEVKATLCGKKTRFTPWLDLAKAIEASDWDEVGQRAAALNLLPGTVAVSYQHAFTWADAFFSSKPCAD